A genomic segment from Paenibacillus sp. FSL K6-1096 encodes:
- a CDS encoding glycosyltransferase family 4 protein: MRICMIAPEQFPVPGDGSVEICLWNIARRLARKHQVTIVSRRAPGLPDTAEMEQVRFVRLPSGTPARYRSSVLAYLRAAEPFDLLQIDNRPLLAAAVKRQHPGTPVLAYLHSLTFVPPGARTARSLALADAVAANSRSLEQRLASRFPAIRRRLRLVPLGADLSRFRPPQPQEKASLRAVHSLPAGFTVLFAGRVIPRKGVPVLLRAMHRLKQHMPCHLLIAGRGKPPYVRQLKALARRLGVSVSFLGNIPHGEIHTLYQAADCFVCPSQQHESFGLVNVEAMASGLPVIASSNGGIREIITSGHNGYLVKRYRDPAAFAGRMLQIARNPALAARIGLQGRTDALERFEWQHTADLLEHLYLELVPPH, from the coding sequence ATGCGTATCTGCATGATTGCACCGGAGCAGTTCCCGGTTCCCGGGGACGGCTCTGTGGAGATTTGTCTCTGGAATATCGCCCGGCGGCTGGCGCGTAAGCATCAGGTGACCATCGTGAGCCGGAGGGCCCCCGGACTCCCGGACACCGCCGAGATGGAGCAGGTCCGGTTCGTCCGGCTGCCCTCCGGCACCCCTGCAAGGTACCGCAGCTCCGTTCTGGCATACCTCAGGGCAGCGGAGCCGTTCGATCTTCTTCAGATCGATAACCGGCCGCTGCTGGCGGCTGCCGTGAAGCGGCAGCATCCCGGTACTCCGGTGCTGGCCTACCTTCATTCCCTGACCTTCGTGCCGCCTGGAGCCCGGACGGCCCGCAGCCTCGCTCTGGCCGATGCAGTCGCGGCGAACAGCCGCTCTCTGGAGCAGCGGCTCGCCTCGCGGTTCCCCGCCATCCGGCGCAGGCTGCGCCTCGTGCCTCTGGGAGCGGACCTGTCGCGCTTCCGCCCCCCGCAGCCGCAGGAGAAGGCCAGCCTGCGGGCGGTGCACAGCCTGCCCGCAGGCTTCACCGTCCTGTTCGCGGGCCGGGTTATCCCGCGCAAGGGCGTGCCCGTGCTGCTGCGGGCCATGCACCGGCTGAAGCAGCACATGCCCTGCCACCTGCTTATCGCCGGCAGAGGAAAACCGCCTTATGTGCGGCAGCTGAAGGCACTTGCCCGGCGGCTGGGTGTATCTGTGTCGTTCCTGGGCAATATCCCGCACGGGGAGATTCATACGCTGTATCAGGCCGCCGACTGCTTCGTCTGCCCTTCACAGCAGCATGAATCCTTCGGCCTGGTCAATGTTGAGGCGATGGCGTCCGGACTGCCGGTGATCGCCTCCAGCAACGGCGGCATCCGGGAGATTATTACCTCCGGCCACAACGGTTATCTGGTGAAGCGGTACAGGGACCCGGCTGCTTTTGCCGGCCGTATGCTGCAGATCGCCCGCAATCCGGCGCTGGCTGCCAGAATCGGGCTGCAGGGAAGAACGGATGCTCTGGAGCGGTTTGAATGGCAGCATACCGCAGACTTGCTGGAGCATCTCTACCTGGAGCTGGTGCCCCCCCACTAG
- a CDS encoding permease prefix domain 1-containing protein, with product MDTIIGYLNNMFASLPGTEQMMKLKQELLGNMEEKYHELKSEGKSENEAVGIVISEFGNIDELISELGLEEVRKDAGLRLPVLDEYAVEEFIAAKKRSGLLIGLGTFLIMLGAALLIIITSLAENGFMASVFSEDTMTMIGLVALFLLLVPAIAIFIYSGRKMEKFKYLESAEFSLPYRLEAYIEQRQSAFAATYTLSLIMGVCLCVLAPITVFVASAFGDEYSSYGAAVLLGVIAVAVFLFVYYGNIRGAYQMLLKSGDFGEK from the coding sequence TTGGACACCATTATCGGCTATCTGAACAATATGTTCGCTTCCCTGCCCGGAACGGAACAGATGATGAAGCTGAAGCAGGAGCTGCTTGGCAATATGGAGGAGAAGTACCATGAACTGAAGAGTGAGGGGAAGTCGGAGAATGAGGCGGTCGGCATCGTCATTTCCGAATTCGGCAACATTGATGAGCTGATCAGCGAGCTGGGGCTGGAAGAGGTGCGGAAGGATGCGGGGCTGCGGCTGCCTGTGCTTGACGAGTATGCTGTAGAAGAATTTATCGCTGCCAAAAAAAGATCAGGACTGCTCATCGGCCTCGGGACCTTTTTGATTATGCTGGGTGCTGCTCTACTGATCATCATTACGAGCCTGGCGGAGAACGGGTTCATGGCTTCAGTGTTCTCTGAGGATACGATGACTATGATTGGTCTGGTTGCGCTGTTCCTTCTGCTTGTGCCTGCGATTGCAATCTTCATATACAGCGGCAGGAAGATGGAGAAATTCAAATATTTGGAGTCCGCCGAATTCAGCCTGCCCTACCGTTTGGAAGCGTATATTGAGCAGAGACAGTCTGCTTTTGCCGCCACCTATACGCTGTCGCTCATCATGGGTGTCTGTTTATGCGTGTTGGCGCCGATTACCGTCTTCGTGGCTTCTGCATTTGGAGATGAATACAGCTCCTACGGGGCAGCGGTTCTGCTGGGTGTGATTGCTGTGGCGGTGTTCCTCTTCGTGTATTACGGGAATATCCGCGGAGCCTATCAGATGCTATTGAAGTCCGGGGATTTCGGTGAAAAATAG
- a CDS encoding P-II family nitrogen regulator, whose amino-acid sequence MLMIKAIVRPEKADEVMAELLLAGFPSISKMDLLGRGKQKGIQVGTNHYNQISKKLLMIVVQDDDKDDVISIIMRTARTGEHGSFGDGKIFVLPVQEAYTISNGKNLL is encoded by the coding sequence ATGTTAATGATCAAAGCGATCGTAAGACCTGAGAAAGCCGACGAAGTTATGGCCGAGCTGCTGCTGGCCGGCTTCCCCTCCATCAGCAAAATGGATCTGCTCGGACGCGGCAAGCAAAAGGGTATCCAGGTCGGGACCAACCATTACAATCAAATTTCCAAGAAGCTGCTGATGATTGTGGTCCAGGATGATGATAAGGATGACGTAATCAGTATTATTATGCGCACGGCCAGAACCGGAGAGCATGGCTCCTTTGGCGACGGCAAAATCTTCGTCCTGCCGGTTCAGGAAGCCTACACGATCAGTAACGGCAAGAACCTGTTGTAG
- a CDS encoding PadR family transcriptional regulator: protein MISSDVIRGYNDTMILYMLLDGESYGYEISKNIRKLSEEKYIMKETTLYSAFARLEKNGYIDSFYLDETFGKRRTYYRITPLGLDYYRAKCEEWQVTQEVINQFIKEL, encoded by the coding sequence TTGATCAGCAGTGATGTGATCAGGGGATATAACGATACGATGATCCTCTACATGCTTCTGGACGGGGAGTCTTACGGCTATGAGATTTCCAAGAACATTCGTAAGCTCTCGGAGGAGAAGTACATTATGAAGGAGACGACGCTCTACTCGGCGTTCGCCCGGCTGGAGAAGAATGGGTATATCGATTCTTTTTATCTGGATGAGACGTTCGGCAAGAGACGCACCTACTATCGTATCACCCCCCTGGGCCTGGACTATTACCGGGCGAAATGTGAGGAATGGCAGGTCACGCAGGAAGTCATCAACCAATTTATAAAGGAGCTGTGA
- a CDS encoding TetR/AcrR family transcriptional regulator: protein MAAKEDKKQKIMESALTLFAEYDYYRTTTAMVAKAAGVTQPYIFHFFDNKEDLYIAVLKRAYDRIHHTFMEVQAPADQLVGAMGASFFDLMETHRSEVLMVMQAYTISEAGIKQHSAKLYKTIFNEVTAKFQKAGLADAEGNAVRFMSMGLLVTLSEVLDLSDIKQSILTTKE from the coding sequence ATGGCAGCAAAGGAAGATAAAAAGCAAAAAATTATGGAAAGTGCATTAACCTTATTCGCAGAATATGACTACTACAGGACAACAACAGCCATGGTAGCTAAAGCAGCGGGAGTTACACAGCCCTACATTTTTCATTTTTTTGACAACAAAGAGGACCTATATATAGCTGTGTTAAAACGCGCATACGATCGGATTCATCACACTTTCATGGAGGTTCAGGCACCTGCTGATCAGTTGGTTGGCGCTATGGGTGCCAGTTTTTTCGACTTAATGGAGACACACCGTTCCGAAGTATTGATGGTCATGCAGGCTTATACCATATCGGAGGCAGGGATCAAACAACATTCTGCTAAGCTCTATAAGACTATTTTTAATGAAGTGACTGCCAAATTCCAGAAAGCCGGGTTAGCTGATGCGGAAGGAAATGCAGTCCGTTTTATGAGCATGGGGCTGCTGGTCACGTTGTCCGAGGTGCTTGATTTATCAGACATAAAACAATCCATACTAACGACTAAAGAATGA
- a CDS encoding NUDIX hydrolase, producing MTNYIKQIRALVGTRPIIMAGACVILLDSHGRLLLQQRTDNGLWGLPGGSMEPGEEMIEVAKRELWEEVGLEALDLELLDLFSGPELYYQYPNGDEVHNVVAAYLCKDYRGTIRGDGDEVQDIQFYALDQLPSHISPPDRPIIARFLRDQV from the coding sequence ATGACCAATTATATTAAACAAATCCGGGCATTAGTCGGAACCCGTCCGATCATTATGGCAGGAGCTTGTGTGATTTTGCTGGATTCTCATGGGCGATTATTGTTGCAGCAGAGAACAGATAACGGCTTGTGGGGATTGCCTGGAGGTTCAATGGAGCCGGGGGAAGAGATGATAGAGGTTGCGAAGCGGGAGCTTTGGGAAGAGGTAGGACTAGAGGCGCTGGATTTAGAGCTGCTGGATTTATTTTCAGGGCCGGAGTTGTATTATCAGTATCCCAATGGAGACGAAGTACATAATGTTGTTGCAGCATATCTGTGCAAGGATTACCGGGGAACCATTAGAGGAGACGGGGATGAGGTGCAGGATATTCAGTTTTATGCACTGGATCAGCTGCCAAGTCACATAAGCCCTCCAGACCGGCCCATCATAGCAAGGTTTCTGAGAGATCAGGTGTAG
- a CDS encoding PAS domain S-box protein — MDHLAEHRSILDQAFLLSPVGMAVLSPDGEWVKVNPAFCNMLGCSEADWLSGERSGCSGIVQEEGQPFSIQGVTEELGRLQGQPLQREYRFRGPGGHPLWLSLTFIPAGGQRAEQHIMVYAQNVTDRKIADQVTVDSLDLYNLFIKDEQSMIIFSLPDGTITFISPSSYSQIGYLPEEIIGRNRAEFYHPDDAEAINSSGGLLENNISIRRLRHKEGHYLWFETSFHEVRDEKGEITRIMGIGRNVTRRKENEEALASAQRVARIGAWNWDLAKERIMFSEELRRILQYAVHSGDVNQAEYLELVHPEDIQILQDAVARAVQQGEPGNTAYRMILPDGQVLMVHVQWDVIRGPEGQPIRLFGMMQDITERMLMEEQLRESERNFRLMSENSLDLISRHSIKDSIFLYCSPASLSLLGYEPEEMIGTSAYDYLHPDDRAMIMDQMAESEQSGIIPPAVYRYRHKNGTYIWFETNSRYIFDGQGRKTEVIAVGRDITERKQFESKLQESEQRYKSLFEYNPAAVYSMNLQGDYLTANANLEKLSGYSLEELLGNYFGPLVAEKDIGKTLHHFGLASRGEPQSYDLTLIHKDGHTVEINTINIPIVVDNEVVGVYGISRDITDHIRYTEQIEKLSNDYTLILNAVSEGIFGLDNGGRVTFINPAGAHMLGFGQDEITGRHYLDHIQQTALDGNHYRPEESPLIRAVQAGESYQSKEAVLWRKDGSSFLAEYQVTPLFDKGERKGAVVVFRDITDEQEIIRAKELAEKADQAKSEFLAIMSHELRTPMNGIIGMTDLLAETELDEEQRGYAEIISASSTSLLYILNEILDFSKIEAGKMTLSCEPVSLRELLDSITELFMPKAREKNIELSCRIAGDVPELIMGDAARLRQVLVNLVSNAVKFTEKGQVAIRLDAEFCGESRKLALRFSVRDTGIGIPPGKQPLLFQSFSQLHPSINRKYGGTGLGLAICKRLVELMGGAISVESEVGSGSDFYFTLPVDLDPEGSPAEEEEGSGEPEPAREELAEQARAEAELGRAETSAGSEWPVPVRGRWPEADYGPMRILIAEDHPVNQKLLLTILGKRGYTADLVDNGEAALQAVLHEPYDLVFMDVQMPGMSGLTAADSIRREAPLEYQPFITAVTAYAREEDRERCRAAGMDDFVSKPFLTADIDRILKKCRSRRVIS; from the coding sequence ATGGATCACTTGGCTGAACATAGAAGTATTCTGGATCAAGCTTTCCTGTTATCTCCGGTGGGGATGGCTGTACTGTCTCCCGATGGGGAATGGGTGAAGGTGAACCCTGCGTTTTGCAATATGCTGGGCTGCAGCGAAGCCGATTGGCTCTCAGGAGAACGCTCCGGCTGCAGCGGGATTGTGCAGGAGGAGGGGCAGCCGTTCTCTATTCAGGGTGTCACGGAAGAGCTTGGCCGGCTGCAGGGGCAACCCCTGCAGAGGGAGTACCGCTTCCGCGGTCCTGGCGGACACCCGTTATGGCTCTCGCTGACGTTTATTCCGGCCGGCGGGCAGCGTGCGGAGCAGCATATTATGGTATACGCACAGAATGTGACCGACCGCAAAATTGCCGACCAGGTGACGGTGGACAGCCTTGATCTGTACAATCTCTTCATCAAAGATGAACAGAGCATGATCATATTCTCCCTGCCGGACGGAACGATAACCTTCATATCACCATCCTCCTACTCCCAGATCGGGTATCTTCCGGAGGAGATTATCGGCAGGAACCGCGCAGAATTCTATCACCCGGATGATGCTGAAGCAATCAACAGCTCCGGAGGTCTGCTGGAGAACAATATCTCCATCCGCCGCCTGCGCCACAAGGAGGGCCATTATCTATGGTTCGAGACATCCTTCCATGAGGTCCGTGATGAGAAGGGTGAGATCACCCGGATTATGGGAATCGGCCGCAACGTCACCCGGCGCAAGGAGAATGAGGAGGCGCTGGCGTCAGCCCAGCGGGTGGCGAGAATAGGCGCCTGGAACTGGGATCTGGCGAAAGAGAGAATCATGTTCTCTGAGGAGCTGCGGCGCATTTTACAGTATGCTGTACATTCTGGAGATGTGAATCAGGCAGAGTATCTGGAGCTGGTTCACCCTGAAGATATCCAGATCCTGCAGGACGCCGTAGCGCGGGCTGTACAGCAGGGCGAACCCGGGAATACGGCGTACCGGATGATTCTGCCGGACGGGCAGGTCCTGATGGTGCATGTTCAGTGGGACGTCATCCGCGGGCCGGAAGGGCAGCCGATTAGGCTATTCGGCATGATGCAGGATATTACCGAGCGTATGCTCATGGAGGAGCAGCTGCGGGAGAGCGAACGGAACTTCCGGCTGATGTCGGAGAACTCTCTCGATCTGATCTCCCGCCATTCGATTAAAGACAGTATCTTCCTGTACTGCTCTCCGGCCAGCCTGTCCCTGCTCGGCTATGAGCCGGAAGAGATGATCGGCACCAGTGCCTACGATTATCTGCATCCCGATGACCGGGCGATGATTATGGACCAGATGGCCGAGAGCGAGCAATCGGGCATTATTCCGCCTGCTGTCTACCGCTACCGTCACAAGAACGGCACCTACATCTGGTTTGAAACGAACAGCCGGTATATTTTTGACGGGCAGGGCCGGAAGACAGAGGTTATTGCGGTTGGCCGCGATATTACAGAACGCAAGCAATTTGAATCGAAGCTGCAGGAGAGCGAGCAACGCTACAAATCCCTGTTCGAGTATAACCCTGCGGCAGTATATTCCATGAATCTGCAGGGGGATTACCTGACGGCGAACGCCAATCTGGAGAAGCTGAGCGGATACTCGCTGGAGGAGCTGCTGGGCAATTATTTCGGACCGCTGGTCGCCGAGAAGGATATAGGAAAAACGCTGCATCACTTCGGCCTTGCCAGCCGGGGGGAGCCGCAGAGCTATGACCTGACGCTGATCCACAAAGACGGGCACACGGTGGAGATCAATACGATCAATATTCCTATTGTTGTGGATAATGAGGTTGTAGGAGTATACGGAATCTCCCGTGATATCACGGATCACATCCGGTACACCGAGCAGATTGAGAAGCTGAGCAATGATTATACCCTGATCCTCAATGCGGTATCTGAGGGGATCTTCGGTCTGGATAACGGGGGCAGAGTGACCTTCATTAATCCTGCGGGCGCGCATATGCTGGGCTTCGGGCAAGACGAGATTACCGGCCGCCATTACCTGGACCACATTCAGCAGACTGCGCTTGACGGCAATCATTACCGGCCGGAGGAATCGCCTCTGATCCGGGCAGTACAGGCGGGGGAGTCCTATCAGAGCAAGGAGGCGGTACTGTGGCGCAAGGACGGCTCCAGCTTCCTGGCCGAGTATCAGGTGACTCCTCTGTTCGATAAGGGCGAGCGCAAGGGTGCGGTTGTTGTCTTCCGCGACATCACGGATGAGCAGGAGATTATCCGGGCGAAGGAGCTGGCGGAGAAGGCGGACCAGGCCAAATCCGAGTTCCTGGCGATTATGAGCCATGAGCTGCGTACCCCGATGAACGGCATTATAGGCATGACCGATCTGCTGGCCGAGACGGAGCTGGATGAGGAGCAGCGGGGGTATGCCGAGATTATCAGCGCGAGCAGCACATCCCTGCTGTATATTCTTAATGAGATTCTGGATTTCAGCAAGATTGAAGCCGGTAAAATGACACTCTCCTGCGAACCGGTCAGCCTGCGGGAATTGCTCGACAGCATTACGGAACTGTTCATGCCCAAGGCGCGGGAAAAGAATATTGAGCTCTCCTGCCGGATCGCCGGCGATGTGCCGGAGCTGATTATGGGCGATGCTGCCCGCCTGCGCCAGGTGCTGGTGAACCTCGTCAGCAATGCCGTTAAGTTCACGGAGAAGGGACAGGTCGCTATCCGGCTGGATGCGGAATTCTGCGGGGAGAGCCGCAAGCTGGCCCTGAGATTCAGCGTAAGGGATACAGGGATCGGCATCCCTCCCGGGAAGCAGCCGCTATTGTTCCAGTCCTTCTCCCAGCTCCATCCGTCCATCAACCGCAAGTATGGGGGAACCGGGCTGGGCCTCGCCATCTGCAAGCGGCTGGTTGAGCTGATGGGCGGGGCCATCAGCGTGGAGAGCGAGGTGGGGTCAGGCTCTGACTTCTACTTCACCCTGCCGGTGGACCTAGACCCGGAGGGCAGCCCGGCAGAAGAAGAGGAAGGGTCCGGTGAGCCTGAGCCGGCAAGGGAAGAGCTTGCTGAACAGGCACGTGCGGAGGCTGAACTCGGCCGGGCGGAGACGTCAGCGGGCAGTGAGTGGCCGGTTCCGGTCCGGGGACGGTGGCCTGAGGCCGATTATGGTCCCATGCGCATACTGATCGCGGAGGACCACCCTGTGAACCAGAAGCTGCTGCTGACGATTCTGGGCAAAAGAGGCTACACCGCTGATCTGGTGGATAACGGCGAAGCGGCGCTGCAGGCGGTTCTCCATGAGCCGTATGATCTCGTATTCATGGATGTGCAGATGCCGGGGATGAGCGGCCTTACGGCAGCGGACAGCATCCGCCGTGAGGCTCCGCTTGAATATCAGCCGTTCATCACGGCAGTAACTGCCTATGCCCGGGAAGAGGACCGGGAACGCTGCCGTGCGGCGGGGATGGATGATTTTGTCAGCAAACCGTTTCTGACTGCGGATATTGACCGGATATTGAAGAAGTGCCGCAGCCGCCGGGTGATTTCATGA
- a CDS encoding IS110 family transposase: MDAVRMCCAGLDVHQETVVACVLKGPIEQKPQYHLKTFGTTTKELLGLQDWLSEHGCREVVMESTGVLWKPVWNILEGSCDLVLANARRVKNTSGRKTDMQDARWLAQLHRCGLIEGSMVPEQDIRDLRDLTRYRSKMVQAVTAEKNRIHKILQDANIKLTTFMSDLYGVTGRGLLQKIMDGEVVDEVTVKNLVKTRLKKKVPQLLDALNGKLRRHHREMIRDHWDHLVYLEKRITELEARIEAKAEPYLEVIEQIDSIPGIERTSAVTIFAEVGPHVAEMFPSDAQFASWAGVCPGNNESAGKRRKSKTMQGNKHLKGALCQAAWANARSSNRIGQFFRRIRKRRGDKKANVATAHLLIRILHALMREKRSYQEIDVSLGDETSKKNRLDRYVQYIQQLGYSVQLNPTP; this comes from the coding sequence ATGGATGCTGTACGTATGTGTTGCGCCGGTCTGGACGTGCATCAGGAAACCGTTGTAGCCTGCGTGTTAAAAGGACCGATCGAACAGAAACCCCAATATCACCTGAAAACGTTTGGGACGACAACCAAAGAATTGCTCGGCCTGCAAGATTGGCTGAGTGAACACGGCTGCCGGGAAGTGGTGATGGAGAGCACCGGCGTGTTATGGAAACCGGTATGGAACATCTTAGAGGGCAGTTGTGACCTCGTCCTGGCCAACGCCCGGCGGGTAAAGAATACGTCGGGTCGAAAAACGGACATGCAAGACGCGCGCTGGTTAGCGCAATTGCACCGTTGCGGGCTCATTGAAGGCAGTATGGTGCCCGAACAGGACATCCGGGATTTGCGGGATTTGACTCGTTACCGGAGTAAGATGGTGCAGGCGGTGACGGCGGAGAAAAACCGCATTCACAAAATCCTGCAGGATGCCAACATCAAACTAACCACCTTTATGTCCGATCTCTATGGGGTTACGGGACGGGGCCTGCTCCAGAAGATCATGGACGGCGAGGTCGTGGACGAAGTGACCGTTAAAAACCTGGTCAAAACCCGTTTAAAAAAGAAAGTTCCGCAGCTACTCGACGCGCTCAATGGCAAGTTGCGCCGTCATCATCGGGAGATGATTCGAGACCACTGGGACCACTTGGTCTATTTGGAGAAAAGAATCACGGAACTGGAAGCGCGAATCGAGGCGAAGGCAGAACCGTACCTGGAGGTGATTGAACAAATTGACTCCATTCCAGGAATTGAGCGGACGTCTGCTGTGACCATTTTTGCCGAAGTGGGGCCGCATGTCGCGGAAATGTTCCCGAGTGATGCGCAGTTCGCTTCATGGGCGGGAGTGTGTCCAGGGAACAACGAAAGTGCGGGAAAGCGAAGAAAGTCAAAAACGATGCAAGGGAACAAGCATCTGAAAGGTGCGTTGTGTCAGGCGGCTTGGGCGAACGCTCGCTCCTCGAACCGGATCGGCCAATTCTTTCGACGAATCCGGAAGAGACGAGGAGATAAAAAAGCAAACGTCGCCACGGCGCATTTGCTGATTCGAATCCTCCATGCCCTGATGCGGGAGAAGAGGTCATACCAAGAAATAGACGTCTCACTAGGCGATGAGACGTCCAAGAAAAACAGGTTGGATCGGTACGTTCAATATATCCAGCAGTTAGGATATAGCGTGCAACTAAATCCTACCCCATAG
- the pulA gene encoding type I pullulanase, producing MSVQKEMKEPIHYGDPAATGGISVFDREFDELFSYEGDDLGLSYSSAGSDFCLWAPTAGEAVLILYDSWQEAEGRRLPMARDVRGTWRISVPGDLDGQFYTYAVLIGGQWHEAVDPYARAVGVNGDKGAILDLRKTDPARWTEGKPPLQDPVDAVIYELHLRDLSVHPGSGIKHKGQYLGLAEAGTRGPEGIVTGLDHIAALGVTHVQLLPIYDYATESVDETRLAEPHYNWGYDPKNYNAPEGSYATDPYLPGLRIRELKTMIQALHDRGLRVIMDVVYNHVYDGFLINFTKLVPGYYLRYKQDGRLSNGSGCGNDTASERKMMSRFIVESVLYWAKEYHIDGFRFDLMGLHDIGTMNEIRRRLDELDPSIITIGEGWVMDMELAEELRANQSHANQMPGIGHFNDGFRDAVKGNIFLHDQKGFISGGIGFEHNVKVGIAGGICYAPGLGQFAQEPQQSVNFVECHDNHTLWDKLLLSTPGAEDGQRIAMHHLASAIVLTSQGIPFIHAGQEFLRTKGLVENSYKSPVEVNWLDWVRCAEHKESVDYMKRLIALRAAHPAFRLRTADEIRDHLVFEEAQAHTVAFTLRDHAGGDSAQHLYVLYNANADGAILTLPELGDWSVVFGGEHISSLDSGVLATDSIGMIVLTVI from the coding sequence TTGTCAGTACAAAAAGAAATGAAGGAACCGATTCACTACGGTGATCCGGCGGCTACCGGCGGAATATCCGTGTTTGACCGTGAGTTCGACGAGTTGTTCAGCTATGAGGGGGATGATCTCGGTCTAAGCTATTCTTCTGCAGGCTCTGACTTCTGCCTGTGGGCTCCGACTGCCGGGGAGGCGGTACTGATCCTCTATGACTCCTGGCAGGAGGCTGAAGGGCGGCGGCTTCCGATGGCCCGTGATGTCCGGGGGACCTGGAGAATCAGTGTTCCGGGCGATCTGGATGGACAGTTCTACACCTATGCGGTGCTTATCGGGGGGCAGTGGCATGAGGCGGTTGACCCGTACGCCCGTGCGGTCGGTGTGAACGGTGACAAGGGAGCTATTCTGGATTTGCGCAAAACGGACCCTGCGCGCTGGACAGAGGGCAAACCGCCGCTGCAGGACCCGGTGGATGCGGTAATCTATGAGCTTCATCTCCGCGATTTATCGGTTCATCCGGGCAGCGGAATTAAGCACAAGGGGCAGTACCTGGGTCTGGCGGAAGCGGGGACGCGCGGCCCTGAAGGGATTGTGACAGGGCTTGATCATATTGCTGCGCTGGGCGTGACCCATGTGCAGCTGCTGCCCATCTATGATTATGCTACAGAGAGTGTGGATGAGACCCGCCTGGCGGAGCCGCATTACAATTGGGGCTATGATCCCAAGAACTATAATGCGCCTGAAGGCTCCTATGCCACAGACCCTTATCTTCCGGGTCTGCGCATCCGGGAGCTGAAGACAATGATTCAGGCGCTGCATGACCGCGGCCTGCGGGTCATCATGGATGTAGTATACAATCATGTGTATGACGGCTTCCTTATTAACTTCACCAAGCTGGTTCCCGGCTATTATTTGCGTTATAAGCAGGATGGGCGGCTGTCGAACGGCTCAGGCTGCGGGAACGACACGGCCTCCGAGCGGAAGATGATGTCCCGGTTCATTGTAGAGTCCGTATTGTACTGGGCCAAGGAGTATCATATCGACGGCTTCCGCTTCGATCTGATGGGCCTTCATGATATAGGGACTATGAACGAGATCCGCCGCCGTCTGGATGAGCTGGACCCCTCGATCATAACCATAGGCGAAGGCTGGGTAATGGATATGGAGCTGGCGGAGGAGCTGCGGGCGAACCAGTCCCATGCCAATCAGATGCCGGGTATCGGACATTTTAACGACGGCTTCCGCGATGCGGTGAAGGGCAATATCTTCCTGCATGACCAGAAGGGCTTCATCAGCGGCGGCATCGGCTTCGAACACAATGTGAAGGTCGGCATTGCCGGAGGGATCTGCTATGCACCCGGACTCGGGCAATTCGCCCAGGAGCCGCAGCAGAGCGTTAACTTCGTGGAATGTCATGACAATCATACGCTGTGGGATAAGCTGCTCCTGTCTACCCCGGGAGCGGAAGACGGCCAGCGCATCGCCATGCATCATCTGGCCTCAGCCATTGTGCTGACCAGCCAAGGGATTCCGTTCATCCATGCCGGGCAGGAGTTCCTGCGGACCAAGGGCCTGGTGGAGAACAGCTATAAATCACCGGTAGAGGTGAATTGGCTGGACTGGGTACGCTGCGCTGAGCACAAGGAGTCTGTGGATTACATGAAGCGGCTGATTGCGCTGCGCGCTGCTCATCCCGCCTTCCGACTGCGGACCGCTGACGAGATCCGTGACCATCTGGTCTTCGAGGAAGCCCAGGCCCATACCGTAGCGTTCACGCTCCGCGATCATGCCGGAGGCGATTCCGCGCAGCATCTGTACGTACTATATAATGCCAACGCGGACGGCGCAATCCTGACGCTGCCTGAGCTGGGCGACTGGAGCGTGGTGTTCGGCGGAGAGCATATCAGCAGTCTGGATAGCGGTGTTCTGGCGACTGATAGCATCGGGATGATTGTACTGACTGTTATTTAA